A single region of the Streptomyces sp. NBC_00236 genome encodes:
- a CDS encoding TetR/AcrR family transcriptional regulator has product MSSLESEPEQATASRRSKITPERAQELYTAVLDMLRESGYESLTMEGVASRSRCGKSTLYRQWGSKPELVVAALHGTRHGLLGRIDTGTLAGDLREAARAIGEGSGRDTPLMLALSHAALQSPELLCALRESLILPELAAIDAMVARGVERGEVAADNPAAEFVSTQLLGVMRARPLLDCAYADETFLIRFVEGAVFPALGLDAQASGS; this is encoded by the coding sequence ATGTCGTCGCTGGAATCGGAGCCGGAGCAGGCCACCGCGTCGCGCCGCTCGAAGATCACACCGGAGCGGGCCCAGGAGCTCTACACGGCCGTGCTCGACATGCTGAGGGAGAGCGGCTACGAGTCGCTGACCATGGAGGGCGTCGCCTCCCGGTCCCGCTGCGGCAAGTCCACGCTCTACCGCCAGTGGGGCTCGAAGCCCGAACTGGTCGTCGCCGCACTGCACGGGACCCGGCACGGACTGCTCGGCCGGATCGACACGGGCACGCTGGCCGGGGACCTGCGCGAGGCGGCACGCGCCATCGGCGAGGGATCCGGGCGCGACACCCCGCTGATGCTGGCCCTGAGCCATGCGGCACTGCAGAGCCCCGAGCTGCTGTGCGCACTGCGTGAGTCGCTGATCCTGCCGGAGCTGGCGGCGATCGACGCCATGGTCGCGCGCGGCGTGGAGCGGGGCGAGGTGGCCGCGGACAACCCGGCCGCGGAGTTCGTCTCCACCCAGCTGCTGGGCGTGATGCGCGCCCGCCCGCTGCTGGACTGCGCCTACGCGGACGAGACGTTCCTCATCCGCTTCGTGGAGGGCGCGGTCTTTCCCGCACTCGGCCTGGACGCACAGGCGTCCGGGTCCTGA